Proteins found in one Amycolatopsis umgeniensis genomic segment:
- a CDS encoding endonuclease/exonuclease/phosphatase family protein → MRKLALLAIAAAMFAGTAVPAQAAVSVKVMAFNIWQLPWIASPNTSDKQARARAAEAVIRANDADVVVLDEAFSAQAEEMRNRLKDVWPHQTPLVGQYCKTSPGWTTVNGNCSNSPIVVNGGVTVLSKAPVTEQHQLVFRNSYSGTADYLSNKGAALARLVVNGKPLWIAGTHMQADEGPETLPKAHGIRMAQLGEIRDLVTKYAPAGEPVVIAGDLNIEYWAGQGRKDGSGRTQVQQGEAALDGVLRTTGEGAYTFDAATNPNAAKSVPATYRDSLDYVGAVRAGGRPLAAVGPVQLVHYDGGTIPSDHYPVVAKIQY, encoded by the coding sequence GTGCGGAAGCTCGCCCTACTCGCCATCGCCGCCGCCATGTTCGCCGGAACCGCGGTCCCCGCCCAAGCCGCCGTCTCGGTGAAGGTCATGGCCTTCAACATCTGGCAGCTGCCGTGGATCGCCAGCCCGAACACCTCGGACAAGCAGGCGAGGGCCCGCGCGGCCGAGGCCGTCATCCGCGCGAACGACGCCGACGTCGTCGTCCTGGACGAGGCGTTCAGCGCGCAGGCGGAGGAAATGCGGAACCGGCTGAAGGACGTCTGGCCGCACCAGACGCCACTCGTCGGCCAGTACTGCAAGACCTCGCCGGGCTGGACCACGGTGAACGGGAACTGCTCGAATTCCCCGATCGTGGTCAACGGCGGGGTCACCGTGCTGAGCAAGGCGCCGGTGACCGAACAGCACCAGCTGGTCTTCCGCAATTCCTACTCGGGTACGGCGGACTACCTGTCCAACAAGGGCGCCGCGCTCGCCCGGCTGGTCGTGAACGGCAAGCCGCTCTGGATCGCGGGCACCCACATGCAGGCCGACGAGGGACCGGAGACGCTGCCGAAGGCGCACGGGATCCGGATGGCGCAACTCGGCGAGATCCGGGACCTGGTCACGAAATACGCGCCCGCGGGCGAGCCGGTCGTGATCGCCGGCGATCTGAACATCGAGTACTGGGCGGGACAGGGGCGCAAGGACGGCTCCGGCCGGACCCAGGTCCAGCAGGGTGAAGCCGCCCTCGACGGGGTCCTCCGCACGACCGGCGAAGGCGCGTACACCTTCGACGCGGCGACGAACCCGAACGCCGCGAAGTCCGTTCCGGCGACCTACCGCGACTCGCTGGACTACGTCGGCGCCGTGCGCGCGGGCGGCCGTCCACTCGCCGCTGTCGGCCCGGTACAGCTCGTGCATTACGACGGTGGCACGATTCCCTCCGACCACTACCCGGTGGTGGCCAAGATCCAATACTGA
- a CDS encoding MFS transporter: MASLPARTRYRYSLGSFVTGPFGTVPGLLLLKYLTDTMGVAAGVAGLIVFVPKAWDVLFNPIAGRLSDADMVRTGSRRRFLLFGGIGVSILFAALFAHPGFGGPVPDAIYVVVVFLLCATAYAFFQVPFNALPAELTDSAEERTKLTSIRIGFLAVAILICGGGAPAITEVIGGVAGYRVMGVFIAVIILLATLGVYFGLKDAPVGALRPNTVSPRELLRTLAQWRPFRWLLGVYFVQALGIGTVLAAIPFFAERILGSSGYSTLLFVGFVGPALLTMPLWPKLGASVGKLAGFRLATAAFGVGLFGLLGAKVFSLPVTMVFVAFCGVGYAGISVFPLAILPDLISDEEERTGETRAGVAAGVWTASETLGLALGPGIWGLVLQFGGYQSGLDANTAQPDSALTAILLGASILPAVLILFGIPLLRKSVLERRS; encoded by the coding sequence ATGGCATCGCTGCCAGCACGGACGAGGTACCGCTACTCGCTCGGCTCGTTCGTCACCGGCCCGTTCGGCACGGTTCCCGGCCTGCTCCTCCTGAAGTACCTCACCGACACGATGGGCGTCGCGGCCGGCGTGGCGGGTTTGATCGTGTTCGTTCCCAAAGCCTGGGACGTGCTCTTCAACCCGATCGCGGGCAGGCTGTCGGACGCGGACATGGTCCGCACCGGCAGCCGCCGCCGGTTCCTGCTCTTCGGCGGCATCGGCGTCTCGATCCTCTTCGCGGCGCTGTTCGCGCACCCGGGCTTCGGCGGACCGGTGCCCGACGCGATCTACGTCGTCGTCGTGTTCCTGTTGTGCGCCACCGCGTACGCGTTCTTCCAAGTGCCGTTCAACGCGCTGCCCGCCGAACTGACGGACTCGGCCGAGGAACGCACCAAGCTGACCAGCATCCGGATCGGTTTCCTCGCGGTCGCCATCCTGATCTGCGGCGGCGGCGCGCCCGCGATCACCGAAGTCATCGGTGGCGTCGCGGGCTACCGCGTCATGGGCGTGTTCATCGCCGTGATCATCCTGCTCGCGACCCTCGGCGTGTACTTCGGACTGAAGGACGCCCCGGTCGGCGCGCTGCGGCCGAACACGGTGAGCCCGCGCGAACTGCTCCGGACGCTCGCGCAGTGGCGGCCGTTCCGCTGGCTGCTCGGGGTCTACTTCGTCCAGGCGCTCGGCATCGGCACGGTGCTGGCGGCGATCCCGTTCTTCGCCGAGCGGATCCTCGGCAGCTCCGGCTACTCGACGCTCCTGTTCGTCGGCTTCGTCGGCCCGGCGCTGCTGACCATGCCGCTGTGGCCCAAACTCGGCGCGAGCGTGGGGAAGCTGGCCGGGTTCCGGCTCGCCACCGCCGCGTTCGGTGTCGGTCTGTTCGGGCTGCTCGGCGCCAAGGTGTTCTCGTTGCCCGTCACGATGGTGTTCGTCGCCTTCTGCGGCGTCGGCTACGCGGGGATCTCGGTGTTCCCGCTGGCGATCCTGCCGGATCTGATCAGCGACGAGGAGGAGCGGACCGGTGAGACCAGGGCCGGGGTCGCCGCCGGGGTGTGGACGGCGTCGGAGACGCTGGGGCTCGCGCTCGGCCCGGGTATCTGGGGGCTGGTGCTCCAATTCGGCGGCTACCAGTCCGGTCTCGACGCGAACACCGCGCAGCCGGACAGCGCGCTCACGGCGATCCTGCTCGGCGCGTCGATCCTCCCGGCGGTGCTGATCCTGTTCGGTATCCCGCTGCTGAGGAAGTCCGTACTGGAGCGTCGGTCGTGA
- a CDS encoding aminotransferase class V-fold PLP-dependent enzyme, which translates to MTAEDVLRELRELRAGDLPTHGGRTLAYVYDSGLSEVDELGAAAHALASSANGLDPTAFPSLLRMENDLVGTAARLLGGTAETVGSVTSGGTESCMLAVLAARDARPDVASPSIVLPTTAHAAFHKAAHFFGVRVVSVPVDPVTFRAVPEAMAAAVDDTTVLVVASAPSYAHGVLDPIPEIAAQLDGVRFHVDACIGGWVLPYLELGPFGFDVPGVTSVSVDLHKYAYCPKGVSVLLHADAGLRRPQYFASADWPGYTMLNTTLQSTRSGGPLAAAWAVVRHVGDEGYVKLASAARAAAVEIRAGIEALEGLRVLGDPVSTLLAFTVEPGAGFDLFTVADEMRERGWYVQPQFAHETSPANLHLTVTAANRGSENEFLVDLAASVVAARESGPVVVDPQVAEFVAALDPATLTPEQFAGLLAAAGLGGDTGLPTRMAEINALLAAAPGPLRERLLLEFLGALYTAS; encoded by the coding sequence GTGACCGCCGAGGACGTCCTGCGGGAGCTCCGGGAACTGCGCGCGGGCGACCTGCCGACGCACGGCGGCCGCACCCTCGCTTATGTCTACGACAGCGGTCTGTCCGAAGTGGACGAACTCGGCGCGGCGGCGCACGCGCTGGCGTCGTCGGCCAACGGTCTCGACCCGACGGCGTTCCCCAGCCTGTTGCGCATGGAGAACGACCTCGTCGGCACCGCGGCGCGGCTGCTGGGCGGCACGGCGGAGACGGTCGGTTCGGTGACCTCGGGCGGCACCGAGTCGTGCATGCTCGCCGTCCTGGCCGCCCGCGACGCGCGCCCGGACGTGGCGTCGCCGAGCATCGTGCTGCCCACGACCGCGCACGCCGCGTTCCACAAGGCGGCGCATTTCTTCGGTGTCCGCGTGGTTTCGGTGCCGGTCGACCCGGTGACCTTCCGCGCCGTTCCCGAGGCGATGGCCGCGGCGGTCGACGACACCACGGTGCTCGTCGTCGCGAGCGCGCCGTCCTACGCCCACGGCGTCCTCGACCCGATCCCGGAGATCGCCGCGCAGCTGGACGGCGTCCGGTTCCATGTCGACGCCTGCATCGGCGGCTGGGTGCTGCCGTACCTGGAGCTCGGCCCCTTCGGCTTCGACGTCCCCGGTGTCACCAGCGTCTCGGTGGACCTGCACAAGTACGCCTACTGCCCGAAAGGCGTGTCGGTCCTCTTGCACGCCGACGCCGGACTGCGCCGGCCGCAGTACTTCGCCAGCGCCGACTGGCCCGGCTACACGATGCTGAACACCACACTCCAGAGCACTCGATCGGGTGGTCCGCTCGCGGCGGCGTGGGCGGTTGTGCGTCATGTCGGCGACGAGGGTTACGTGAAGCTGGCTTCGGCCGCGCGTGCGGCCGCCGTGGAGATCCGTGCCGGAATCGAGGCACTGGAAGGACTACGCGTCCTCGGCGACCCGGTGTCGACCCTGCTCGCGTTCACCGTCGAGCCCGGTGCGGGGTTCGACCTGTTCACCGTCGCGGACGAGATGCGGGAGCGCGGCTGGTACGTCCAGCCCCAGTTCGCCCACGAAACTTCGCCCGCGAACCTGCACCTGACCGTGACGGCCGCGAATCGAGGGAGTGAAAATGAGTTCCTGGTCGATCTCGCCGCTTCGGTCGTGGCCGCTCGCGAGTCCGGCCCGGTCGTCGTCGACCCGCAGGTGGCGGAGTTCGTCGCCGCACTGGACCCCGCGACCTTGACTCCGGAGCAGTTCGCCGGACTGCTGGCAGCCGCCGGGCTCGGCGGCGACACGGGCCTGCCCACCCGGATGGCGGAGATCAACGCCCTGCTGGCCGCGGCACCCGGTCCGTTGCGGGAACGGCTACTGCTGGAGTTCCTCGGCGCGTTGTACACGGCTTCCTGA
- a CDS encoding SRPBCC domain-containing protein: MGFPDRIERTVEIAHSPAKVWAALTTAEGLGTWFGNQASIDLRPGGDAEMKWDEGHKANMRVERVEEPSVFGFTWNIYGLPDDDPRRTYVEFTLEPVGGGTRLTVVESGFSQLPEDAHSVAFDGNTKGWAAELGELIEYLDAV, translated from the coding sequence ATGGGATTCCCCGACCGCATCGAACGCACCGTCGAGATCGCCCATTCGCCCGCGAAGGTGTGGGCCGCGCTGACCACGGCCGAGGGCCTGGGCACCTGGTTCGGGAACCAGGCGAGCATCGACCTGCGGCCCGGTGGCGACGCCGAGATGAAGTGGGACGAGGGGCACAAGGCGAACATGCGCGTCGAGCGCGTGGAAGAGCCGTCGGTCTTCGGCTTCACCTGGAACATCTACGGTCTGCCCGACGACGACCCCCGTCGCACCTATGTCGAGTTCACCCTCGAACCGGTCGGCGGCGGCACGCGGCTCACCGTCGTCGAGTCCGGTTTCTCCCAGCTTCCGGAAGACGCCCACAGCGTCGCGTTCGACGGGAACACGAAGGGGTGGGCGGCCGAGCTGGGCGAACTGATCGAATACCTCGATGCCGTCTGA
- a CDS encoding ArsR/SmtB family transcription factor — translation MPSDIEATAEQVFAALADPSRRSILATLASSGPATATDLAERLPITRQAIAKHLALLTDAGLVTPEQGERRRVRYALRSAPMRVAQQFLAALARDWDGPLAALKEQLERS, via the coding sequence ATGCCGTCTGATATCGAAGCGACCGCCGAACAGGTCTTCGCCGCACTGGCCGACCCGAGCAGGCGGAGCATCCTCGCCACCCTCGCTTCGAGCGGTCCCGCCACGGCGACGGACCTGGCCGAGCGGCTGCCCATCACGCGGCAAGCCATCGCGAAACATCTGGCACTGCTCACCGACGCCGGGCTGGTGACCCCGGAGCAGGGGGAGCGGCGCCGCGTCCGCTACGCGCTGCGCTCGGCCCCGATGCGGGTCGCCCAGCAGTTCCTCGCCGCGCTCGCCCGTGATTGGGACGGGCCACTCGCGGCTCTGAAAGAGCAATTGGAGAGATCATGA
- a CDS encoding SRPBCC family protein yields MTSFTTSFTVDQTPQEVFDAFTDVRRWWSEEIESDGDEFEYHNEEIHRCRMRITESVPGRKISWLVLENHFDFISDETEWVGTTITFEIGEKDGKTEAHFTHHGLVPEYECFEVCRKAWTFYIGTSLRDLIVTGEGQPNRRSAVPSEAA; encoded by the coding sequence ATGACGAGCTTCACGACGAGTTTCACCGTTGACCAGACGCCGCAAGAGGTCTTCGACGCCTTCACCGACGTCCGCCGGTGGTGGTCGGAGGAGATCGAGAGCGACGGCGACGAGTTCGAGTACCACAACGAAGAGATCCATCGCTGCCGGATGCGGATCACGGAGTCCGTGCCAGGGCGCAAGATCTCGTGGCTGGTCCTCGAGAACCACTTCGACTTCATCAGCGACGAGACCGAATGGGTCGGCACCACGATCACGTTCGAGATCGGCGAGAAGGACGGCAAGACCGAAGCGCACTTCACCCATCACGGGCTGGTCCCGGAGTACGAGTGTTTCGAGGTCTGCCGCAAGGCGTGGACCTTCTACATCGGTACCAGTCTCCGGGACCTGATCGTCACCGGCGAGGGGCAGCCGAACCGGCGGAGCGCCGTGCCCTCGGAGGCCGCGTGA
- a CDS encoding DUF899 domain-containing protein: protein MNTVSPAEWEEARLRLLVKEKELTRARDALAAERRRMPWVAVEKPYEFEGPSGTVSLLDLFEGRRQLIVYRAFFESGVEGFPDHACQGCSLVADQVAHVAHLNARDTTLAFASRGPQPDIARMKVRMGWTMPWYTITGDFDTDFGVGEWHGTNAFIREGDQVFRTYFVNDRGDEVMGGTWSYLDITALGRQEEWEDSPEGYPQSPPYEWWNWHDSYDGAAPAGGCCV, encoded by the coding sequence ATGAACACGGTTTCCCCGGCGGAATGGGAAGAGGCGCGGCTTCGCCTGCTGGTCAAGGAAAAGGAGCTCACCCGCGCCCGCGACGCCCTCGCGGCCGAGCGGCGGCGGATGCCTTGGGTCGCTGTCGAAAAGCCCTACGAGTTCGAAGGCCCGTCCGGAACGGTGAGCCTGCTCGACCTGTTCGAGGGGCGACGGCAGCTGATCGTCTACCGGGCCTTCTTCGAATCCGGTGTCGAAGGGTTTCCCGATCACGCCTGCCAAGGATGCTCGCTGGTGGCCGATCAGGTCGCGCACGTCGCCCATCTGAACGCTCGTGACACCACTCTGGCGTTCGCCTCGCGGGGCCCGCAGCCCGACATCGCGCGGATGAAGGTCCGGATGGGCTGGACGATGCCGTGGTACACGATCACCGGCGACTTCGACACCGACTTCGGTGTCGGCGAATGGCACGGCACCAACGCTTTCATCCGCGAGGGTGATCAAGTGTTCCGGACGTACTTCGTCAACGACCGTGGTGACGAGGTGATGGGCGGCACGTGGAGCTACCTCGACATCACCGCGCTGGGGCGGCAGGAGGAGTGGGAGGACTCGCCGGAGGGGTACCCGCAGAGTCCGCCTTACGAGTGGTGGAACTGGCACGACTCCTACGACGGCGCCGCACCCGCGGGTGGCTGCTGCGTGTGA
- a CDS encoding GTP-binding protein, with amino-acid sequence MTTPVTVLSGFLGAGKTTVLNHVLANRDGLRVAVIVNDMSEVNIDAALVRDGNSLSRTEERLVEMTNGCICCTLRDDLLDEVSRLCADDRFDYLLIESSGISEPMPVAATFSFLDSARLDTMVTVVDAVNFERELASGDALTERGLDQYEDDERTISDLLMDQIEFADVLMLNKADLVPAGSLDRLTAVLRRLNPAAEVLVSTHGQVPLERLLGTGRYDAERAQEAPGWVAELNGDHVPETEEYGISSVVFRASLAFDPEHLWDFVGRLDSGEFGTVLRSKGFFSLASRPGVTGLWSQAGSVARFEPQGVEETPRQELVFIGVGLEKDALLDSLRSCLATGSGSADPFPEWEAVHVH; translated from the coding sequence GTGACGACGCCGGTCACGGTGCTGTCCGGGTTCCTCGGTGCGGGCAAGACGACCGTGCTCAACCACGTCCTCGCCAACCGTGACGGATTGCGGGTGGCGGTGATCGTCAACGACATGAGCGAGGTCAACATCGACGCCGCGCTGGTGCGGGACGGGAACAGCCTGTCCCGCACCGAGGAACGGCTCGTCGAGATGACCAACGGATGCATCTGCTGCACCCTGCGCGACGACCTGCTGGACGAGGTCTCGCGGCTCTGCGCGGACGACCGGTTCGACTACCTGCTCATCGAGTCGAGCGGGATCTCCGAGCCGATGCCTGTGGCGGCGACGTTCTCCTTCCTGGATTCCGCGCGGCTGGACACGATGGTGACCGTGGTCGACGCGGTGAACTTCGAGCGGGAACTGGCGTCCGGCGACGCGCTGACCGAACGCGGGCTGGACCAGTACGAAGACGACGAGCGGACGATCAGCGACCTGCTGATGGACCAGATCGAGTTCGCGGACGTCCTCATGCTGAACAAAGCGGATCTCGTACCGGCCGGGTCTCTCGACCGGCTGACGGCGGTGCTGCGGCGGCTCAACCCGGCCGCGGAGGTACTCGTCTCCACCCATGGCCAGGTCCCGCTCGAGCGGCTGCTCGGCACCGGGCGCTACGACGCCGAACGGGCACAAGAGGCACCCGGGTGGGTGGCCGAGCTCAACGGTGACCACGTTCCGGAGACCGAGGAATACGGGATCTCGAGCGTGGTCTTCCGCGCTTCGCTCGCGTTCGACCCGGAACACTTGTGGGACTTCGTCGGGAGGCTCGATTCCGGGGAGTTCGGGACGGTGCTGCGGTCGAAGGGGTTCTTCTCGCTGGCGTCGCGGCCCGGGGTGACCGGGCTGTGGTCGCAGGCCGGGTCGGTCGCGCGGTTCGAGCCGCAGGGTGTCGAGGAGACACCTCGGCAGGAACTCGTGTTCATCGGGGTGGGGCTGGAAAAGGACGCCCTGCTGGACTCGCTCCGGTCCTGCCTCGCGACCGGTTCAGGCAGCGCGGATCCGTTTCCGGAGTGGGAAGCGGTGCACGTTCACTGA
- the rpmF gene encoding 50S ribosomal protein L32, producing MAVPKRKMSRSNTRSRRSQWKAAVPDLVPIKVNGETKLVPRKLMKHFHEGGE from the coding sequence ATGGCCGTCCCGAAGCGGAAGATGTCGCGCAGCAACACCCGCTCCCGACGCTCGCAGTGGAAGGCGGCCGTGCCGGATCTCGTGCCGATCAAGGTGAACGGTGAGACGAAACTCGTGCCGCGCAAGCTGATGAAGCACTTTCATGAGGGTGGAGAGTGA
- a CDS encoding type B 50S ribosomal protein L31, which yields MKPGIHPDYHPVVFKDLSTGDAFLTRSTATSEQTIEWSDGNTYPVVNVEISSWSHPFWTGNQRIMDSAGQVEKFHRRYGRRGGAK from the coding sequence GTGAAACCGGGAATCCACCCCGACTACCACCCCGTGGTGTTCAAGGACCTCTCCACCGGGGACGCCTTCCTGACGCGGTCCACCGCGACGTCGGAGCAGACCATCGAGTGGAGCGACGGCAACACCTATCCGGTGGTGAACGTCGAGATCAGCTCGTGGTCGCATCCGTTCTGGACCGGCAACCAGCGCATCATGGACAGCGCCGGCCAGGTCGAGAAGTTCCACCGCCGCTACGGCCGCCGCGGAGGTGCGAAGTAA
- the mrf gene encoding ribosome hibernation factor-recruiting GTPase MRF, with protein sequence MTENPRVPLVLISGLAPGPTADLAERLRSAEPGTAVVHHDLRQIHSGVVKRRILLGDRDQLTVLELAHGCVSCTLREDLLPLLRKLSQMPQVQRIVVRLDEAMEPEPVSWALHNVLVGERPVIEDVDLRAVLAVVDCAGWLADSTGDDTLAERNLQASPEDERTVAQVSLAQVEFADLVVLAGAATDAWSAAKASAVLDRVAPSIPRVELSAVDGKTVLDAVPSDARRGEVTDMHGPLLRGEPPVHTDCGIGLLTFTSQRPFHPERLHDAIDVLLDGVVRTRGRLWVASQPDMALWIESAGGGLGIGHAGAWLAAPDGPDWADVSPERRTLASLRWDPLFGDRAQELVVVTDQATPDEVEAALRGALLTDEELAAGEQEWLRYPDPFGEWHEEPCEDTETDPEKHDANVSNRKDETQ encoded by the coding sequence GCTCGGCCGAACCCGGCACCGCCGTCGTGCACCACGACCTGAGGCAGATTCACTCCGGAGTGGTCAAGCGGCGGATCTTGCTCGGCGACCGCGACCAGCTGACGGTCCTCGAACTCGCGCACGGCTGCGTCTCGTGCACGCTGCGCGAAGACCTGCTGCCGTTGCTGCGCAAGCTTTCGCAAATGCCACAGGTGCAGCGCATCGTGGTCCGGCTCGACGAGGCCATGGAGCCCGAACCGGTCAGCTGGGCGCTCCACAACGTCCTCGTCGGCGAGCGGCCGGTGATCGAGGACGTCGACCTCCGGGCCGTGCTCGCCGTCGTCGACTGCGCCGGCTGGCTGGCCGACAGCACCGGCGACGACACGCTGGCCGAACGGAACCTGCAGGCCAGCCCGGAGGACGAGCGCACCGTCGCCCAGGTCTCGCTGGCCCAGGTCGAGTTCGCCGATCTGGTCGTCCTCGCGGGCGCGGCGACCGACGCCTGGTCCGCGGCGAAGGCGTCGGCCGTACTCGACAGGGTCGCCCCGTCGATCCCTCGCGTCGAACTGTCCGCCGTGGACGGGAAGACCGTGCTCGACGCGGTCCCGTCCGACGCCCGCCGCGGCGAGGTCACCGACATGCACGGCCCGCTGCTGCGGGGCGAACCGCCGGTGCACACCGACTGCGGGATCGGGCTGCTCACCTTCACCTCGCAACGCCCGTTCCACCCGGAACGCCTCCACGACGCGATCGACGTCCTGCTCGACGGCGTCGTCCGCACCCGGGGACGGCTCTGGGTGGCGAGCCAGCCCGACATGGCGCTGTGGATCGAATCCGCGGGCGGCGGTCTCGGCATCGGGCACGCCGGGGCGTGGCTCGCCGCGCCCGACGGGCCGGACTGGGCCGACGTCTCCCCGGAACGCCGCACGCTCGCCTCCCTGCGCTGGGACCCGCTGTTCGGCGACCGCGCGCAGGAACTGGTCGTCGTCACCGATCAGGCCACGCCCGACGAGGTCGAGGCCGCCCTGCGCGGGGCACTGCTGACCGACGAGGAACTCGCCGCCGGGGAGCAGGAATGGCTCCGCTATCCGGATCCGTTCGGCGAGTGGCACGAAGAACCGTGTGAGGACACGGAAACCGACCCCGAAAAGCATGACGCGAACGTGTCGAACCGAAAGGACGAAACGCAGTGA